From the genome of Sinanaerobacter sp. ZZT-01:
CGAAGGTGTGAATTTTACTTTGAACAGATTGATATACGGGCGACCGGAAAACCTTTACAATATATTTTGGGTAATCAGGAATTTATGGGGCTGCGCTTTCAAGTGAATGAAGATGTACTGATTCCAAGACAAGATACCGAAACGCTCGTAGAAACCGCTTTAGAGTATCTAAAGGATACAAAAACACCGATGGGCGGATTTGAAATTTTAGACTTATGCTGCGGAAGTGGTGCGATTGCAATCAGCCTAGCTTACTATTTAGGCACAGCTAAAGCGAAAATTACAGCTGCGGATTATAGTGAAAAAGCACTTTTGATTGCAAAGGAAAACGCATCAGGATATGGACCGGCAAAAGGGATATCCTTTGTTCACAGTGACCTCTTTGAAGCTTTTCCCAAAAATAGAAAAGGGAGAGGAAAGCGGCAATTTGATTTGATTGTTTCAAACCCTCCTTACATATGCAGTGATGTGATTCCTACCTTGCAGAGGGAGGTTGCTTGTTTTGAACCGAGGATGGCTTTGGATGGGGGCGCTGACGGACTGGATTTCTATCGCCGCATCGCAAAAGATGCAGAGAATTATTTAAAAACAAACGGCCTGATGCTTCTAGAAATTGGGCATGATCAAGCAGAAGAGGTTATACAATTTCTAGAGGAGAGCAATTTTTTTAAAACCG
Proteins encoded in this window:
- the prmC gene encoding peptide chain release factor N(5)-glutamine methyltransferase; amino-acid sequence: MGLMIKELLAIGERRLSDASCMDARLDAELLLCDLLKRGRSFLFSHIGDELDDRRCEFYFEQIDIRATGKPLQYILGNQEFMGLRFQVNEDVLIPRQDTETLVETALEYLKDTKTPMGGFEILDLCCGSGAIAISLAYYLGTAKAKITAADYSEKALLIAKENASGYGPAKGISFVHSDLFEAFPKNRKGRGKRQFDLIVSNPPYICSDVIPTLQREVACFEPRMALDGGADGLDFYRRIAKDAENYLKTNGLMLLEIGHDQAEEVIQFLEESNFFKTVEVKKDLAGKDRIIWAKADK